Genomic window (Acidicapsa ligni):
CTGTCTATACAGGACCCATCTCGGTTAATACAACTGAGACCATTCACGCTATTGCCAGCTCTTCCGGTCTTCTCCTGAGCGCACAATCATCCGTGACCTATACGAATGTCTCGCAAACAAGTGCGGTCATTTTCAGCGCGCCGACCGGCAGCTATTCATCAGCCCAGACCGTCAAGCTTACGGACGCGACGGTGAATTCCGTGATTTACTACACGACGAACGGTAGTACGCCTACGACCGCTTCAACGGTGTATTCGTCTCCTATCGTAGTGAGTTCTACAGAGACGATTACTGCCTTTGCCGTAGCGACAGGTCTGGGACCGAGCCCAACTCTCGCGCAGACCTACACCATACAGAATGGTGCAGGAGGCATCGACTTCAGTCAGGGCTTTGCAGCCTCGTCTGGATTGATAGTCCTCAACGGAAGTGCCGCTCTGAACGATTCCCGCCTGCAACTGACGAATGGTCTCACGGGCGAAGCCGGCTCCGCCTTTTATCACTCTGCGGTCAACATTCAGGCATTTACGTCTGACTTCACTATGCAGTTATCAAACCCCGTAGCGAACGGGATGACCTTCACGATTGAAAATGCGCCGCAAAATGTAAATGCGATCGGTGGAAACGGTTCAGGGCTCGGTTACTCGACCATCACAAATTCTCTTGCCATCAAGTTTGATTTTTATAACTCTGCGGGCGAGGGAAATGATTCTACCGGACTCTATCTCAACGGCGCTCTGCCCACTGTGCCTTCCATCGATCTCAGTGCCACGGGCATCAATCTGCAAAGTGACGACAACATGGCCGTGCATTTCGTATACAACGGAACCGTGTTGACCATGACCATTACCGATATGGTGACGGCCGCCTCGTGGACGACGAGCTGGACCATTAATATCCCCTCCACTATTGGGGGCAACACCGCCTATGTCGGCTTCACAGGCGGCACCGGAGGATTTTCAGCGAGCCAGAAAGTGCTCACGTGGACCTTCGCCAGCGGAACACCAACTGCAACGACTGCCACTCCAACCTTCAGCGTGGCCCCAGGAACATACACAAGTGCCCAGACCGTATCTATCGCGGACAGCACCACTGGCGCGACCATTTACTACACTACGAATGGCACAACGCCTACAACCTCTTCCACCGTGTATTCCACGCCTGTCACTGTTAGCTCGACAGAGACCTTACAGGCAATAGCAACCTCTACAGGTAACTCCACCAGTGCTGTAGCCTCGGCTGCCTACACGATCTCGGTTGCTGCCACAGCAACGCCGACCTTCTCGCCAGCTGCCGGAACGTATGTCAGCGCCCAGACCGTCTCTATCGCGGACAGCACCACCGGCGCGGCGATCTACTACACCACCAATGGCACAATGCCTACAACCTCCTCGACGTTGTACTCCGCGCCCATTATGGTCAGCACAACCGAAACCTTGAACGCCATAGCTGTCGCAACCGGACACTCCAATAGCACGATCGGTTCGGCTGCCTATACGATCACAACTACTACAGCGACGCCGACCTTCTCGCCCGCAGCGGGAACGTATGCCAGCGCCCAGACCGTCTCTATCGCGGACAGCACCACCGGCGCGGCGATCTACTACACCACCAATGGCACAATGCCTACAACCTCCTCGACGTTGTACTCCGCGCCCATTATGGTCAGCACAACCGAAACCTTGAACGCCATAGCCGTCGCAACCGGACACTCCAATAGCACGGTCGGTTCGGCTGCCTACACGATCAATACTTCCGGTCAGACCACAGCCCCGATCTTCAACATCCAGGGCGGAACCTTTAATGCCGTGCAGACCATCACAATTACCGACGCAACTCCAGGTGCGACGATCTACTACGCAATCAATAGTGCGCCTACAACGAAGTCTGCCAAATATACCGGGCCAGTCCCGGTGAGAAATTCAGCCAGTCTGCAAGCGCTGGCCATTGCTCCTGGACAAACGACGAGCAACATCACCTCTCAGACGTATACCTACATTACCGGTGCACCGGTGATTAGTCCCTCCGGCGGAACATTCAACGGGCCACAGACCGTCACCATAACCTCTGCCAGCCCCAATGCATTGATTTTCTATTCGACCAACGGATTGCAGCCTAACGCCAATGGGACCAGGTATACAGTTCCGATTACAGTGAGCGCCTCGGAGAAGATTATTGCAATGGCCACCGAAACCGGCTTTACGCAAAGCGCTTTCGTTACCGCCGTATTTACCATCAGCAACGTTGCTGCAACGCCCACCTTTGCAGTAGCAGGCGGAACCTACGCCACCGCTCAATCCGTGGCCATCAGTGACACCACTCCTGGCGCGGCCATTCACTACACCACCAATGGTTCCACGCCAACTGCTTCGTCTGCTGCCTACACCGCTCCCATCACAGTGAGTGCCACAGAGACTTTGCAGGCAATCGCCATAGCTTCCGGTTACGCCACTAGTTCAGTTGGTACTGCCACATACACAATTGCGCCACTGGCTGCCACTCCAACGTTTACGCCTGTAGCCGGAACCTACTCGACGTCACAGACCGTTACCCTCCATGACGCAACATCCGGTGCGACCATCTACTACACAACAGATGGCACAACACCTACAGCTTCCTCCGCCGTTTATTCCACGCCCATTTCGGTGAGCGCGTCCAAGACTTTGAAAGCTCTTGCCATAGCTTCCGGCTTCTCCAACAGCGCTACAGCCTCGGCTATCTATACGATTCAAAATCAGACTCCCGCAACCAGCATCAACCTCGCATCTGGCTTCGCTTCAGCAGGAGCCAAAGTTGTTATGAATGGAACCGCGGCTCTCAGCGGTGTGATGGCACAATTGACGAATGGCGGCAGTGCGCAAGCAGGATCCGCATGGTACGCGGCACCGATGAACGTCACTGCATTCACAACTGACTTTACATTCCAGCAGGTCAACGCCTCCGCTGATGGTATGACCTTTGCCATTGAGAACAGCCCCAGCAACGTCAATTCGCTGGGAGGCAACGGTGCCTCTCTCGGCTATGGTGGGATAACCAACAGTGTCGCCATCAAATTCGATCTCTACAACAATGCAGGCGAGGGCGCAGACTCTACGGGACTTTATCAAAATGGCGCAGCGCCCACGACTCCATCGATAGATCTGAGTTCAACCGGAATCAATCTTCATAGCGGGGACGTTATGGCAGTCCACATCGTCTATAACGGCACGACGCTGACCATGACTATTACCGATCAGACGACCGCTGCTACATATACCAATAGTTGGCCCATCAATATTCCCACCGTGGTAGGGGCCAACACTGCGTACGTAGGATTTACAGGTGGCACAGGTGGCCTCAGTGCTACTCAAAACGTCCTCACCTGGACATACAATTCCAACTGAGCATCTCCACAAATTTTGTGGCAGTATTTTGTGACAACGATTTGCGGCAACATGAAAGAGCCTGCCCGAGTTAATTGGGCAGGCTCTTTCATGTGATCGTGAATAACGCTTCTCAGCCCACCGAAAATTTTCGATGAATAGCCGCTTGAATTGCGCCCTTCAGCACCGGACGATTCATCGTAATGATCGTGCTCAGCCGTCCCGCTATCGTACGAATCTCTAACCAATTCGTTTTTTCCTGCAGCCGATCGCGATACTGACGCGCCATGTGAACGTAAGGAGATAGCTCAAGATAGACGCGCTCGTAATAGTCCCGCGGCTGCTTGAGCAAGCTGGGCTGTTCCGGCATCTTCCACGGTTTCACTGATCCCATCGCGTGAAGCAATGGAGGCAGACCATGTTTCAGATTTTCCCAGCGCTGTTTCGTCGCATAAGCCCCAGCCCCATGATGCTGCAAAATCTCCGAAGCATGACGTAATCGTCGAACAGGTAACGCAGCAAACTCCTTCGACGCAAGCAACGCACTGAGCGCATCCTGATCCGAAAGTATAAGCCGATTGCGTTCGTCAACAGGCTTGGCCTGTTCAGCCCGATAGCTATCCGTTGCCACGATCGCCTGCCATGCACGAAGCAAGGGCACATGTTGTGGCGTCACCCGAACCACCGAGCTATTGAGCGGCCCCGGCAGCGAACGGCCTGGAGTCAGCCCCCATGTTTCGCTACGGCGCGTCGATCCGTCTGCATATTCCCACGGATCCTGGGTCACGATCACGGTATCGGGCGTTTCCCCTGTCAGTAATTCAAGACTTCCATTCACCAGAACATCTGTGTCCAACCAAAGACACTCGCTCGCGCCGCTATCCAGGCAGTCCAGCAGAACAGTTGGTTTCACATCGTAGCTTCCGGAAAGAGGCAGAGGTTCTTCCAGCAAGGTCAACATCGGAAATTGGCCTAACCATTGGCGGAAGTCTTCGCTGATGCGCGGAAATCGTAATCGGACTGGCCATGAAGGGCAGTGTCGCGCCAGCGATAGCAGCAGTACTTTAAGACCCGCTACCTGTTGAGGTCGATCTTCATAAAGACAAACGAGCATATCGTTTCAAATTCATCCAATTCCTAAAACTGATCCTTGCCAGGATTTATTGCAGGAACTCCCGATCAACGAGCCACAAAAGTCAAATGGAGCCGCGAAAGTCAAATTGCATTCTGAATGAGGGTATTAAAGCAGCAGCATAGTGCAGTGTCAATGACGCTAAAGGGGAGTCTCTTGATTACATTTGGGCATTTGCCATTGCTCAAATTCTTGGAACAATAAATAGGCTACTGCTAGTATGAACCTGAATTGCATTCCTGACGTGATCTGACCACACCATCCGAATACGAGGCGCCTTTTTACAATAGCCTCGTAAAACGTGGAGAGCTTTGGCCTATCTATTTCTAATTCCGTTGCTCATCACGCTCTACCTTGCTGTTCAGGGTAAGGAAGAAAAAGCGTTCCTGTATGTTTTTCTGCCTTGCCTGTTCGTGTTGCCCGAGTACTATGCAATTCGTTTACCTCATCTTCCCCCGTTCTCTGCCGCCGAGGGTGCGCTTCTTCCTATTGGTGTCTCACTCGGACTCAAGTCAATAGGTAAGTGGAAGTTCCGCCGGATGGATTTGTGGGTTGCGCTCTACTTGCTTTCCATGGGTGCAAGCGAATTGTTACGTGAGCAGGACGTTAAGAGTGGTCTGCTCCTCTATGCCAACACGCTCATCATCCTTATTCCTGCGTACATTGTCGGCCGGCGCGTGATCGAGCCGCATCTGCGCCTTAAAACGGTGAAGATGATTGTGATGATGCTGCTTGCTCTCACCCCCTTCATCTTGTTTGAATATCGTATGGGGCAGAGTCCCTGGCTACTCATCGGCAACACTATATTTCGGCTGGATGAAGCATGGTTCGTACAAATGCGCGGCGGCCACGCCCGTATCGCAGCCGCTTTTGGCGACACAATTTTGGCCGGAATCGTCTTTGCAGTTGTTCTCCTTCTCAACAGTTGGCTAGTCTACGTCAATAAGACAGGAAGGCTGGCAACTCTTGGCGCTAACTTCGCTAAATATGAAAAATGGCATCTGCCTGGCTTCGTGCTCTTTGGGTTTCTTTATCTGACACAATCCCGCGGCCCGTTGATGAGCGTAGGGGTTGGCTTCCTCATCCTGTGCATCCCGAGATTTCGCAACATGAAGATCGGCGCGGCCATCGTGGGAACGATTCTGCTCATCGGCGGAATCTCCGCCTATAGCTACTTCCAAAGCTATACATCCGTAAGCGAGGACAAAGTCACGGACGAACGCCAGTCGAGCGCTATCTATCGTGTGCTCCTCTTGCAAGCCTATAAACCAGTCGTAGAGGCTGGCGGCCTGCTCGGTTATGGAATACTGAATCACCCCACCGTCAACGGTCAGGGCTCTATCGATAACAACTACCTGTTGATCGAGCTCAGCCAGGGGCAATTGGGCTTCTATACATTCCTGCTCATTATCGGCGAGTCAGGATTCACTCTCCTCGGCTTCGCCGCTCGCTTTAGAAGAAGGGAAGACACCGTATTCGCCTACTGCATGCTGGGCGCGCTTACTGCTGTATTCTTTAGTCTCACAACCGTATACATGGGAGAACAGATTCCTCTAATCACGTTCTTCCTGCTTGGTTGGAGTCAGTCCCTTCAAGAGGAGCGAGTCCACAACTCAGCTCCTGAACCAGTTCCCACACGCTTTCTCTTTCGGCGTGTACTTACCTAGCGCGAGAGACGTAACTCCGCATCGCAACATGTATCGCAACCAGCGCCATCAGCGTGTGATGGTGCTCCCTCGCAAGTAGAAATCATCCAGGATTGCTATTCTGGTTAATCGATGCCCTTGGGCAGATTCAAACAAGGATGGCGGATAAGCATGAGCGAGAACCCGACGGGTAATAACGATGCACTGGAAGCCTGCATCATTATTCCTTGCTATAACGAAGAATCTCGTTTGCCTCGCGCTCAGTTCCTGGAGTTTGTT
Coding sequences:
- a CDS encoding chitobiase/beta-hexosaminidase C-terminal domain-containing protein, whose translation is MIAILFATLAVQNGNAQTNVTTYHNDIGRTGQNQTETILNTSNVNATSFGKLFSQPVDGLIYAQPLYLHAITVKGATHNVVFVATEHDSVYAFDADSNVGTDASPLWHDALLSTAFGAASGATTVPSTVVGSDISPEVGITGTPVIDPSTGTLYVVSKTYESSVAVQRLHALDVTTGAEKFGGPVVLTATIPGTGNGSVNGSLTFDPLWENQRPGLLLLNGIVYIGFAAHGDNGPWHGWILGYNATNLKQTGAFNASPNGTGSGFWMSGEGLAADQLDPVNKPFGRMFVPTGNGDYDAVKPYTTSMDFGDSHLNLDLTNGSPTVTDEFTTNQQASLNAEDGDIASGGMIVIPTQTTGSTPHLAVQAGKGGTLYLLNRDNMGGYNLTTDQAVQEQAYSVGNVGVWSTPAYFNGAVYYWGRFDYLKSFPLINGLLSTTPTKSAEQYGYPGATPSISANGTSQGIVWSIDSENYPNNGAAILQAHDASNVASMLYSSSTNSARDAGGPAVKFTVPTIADGMVFVGAAGEVDFYGLLNGVTQTDSPSITPGTESYNGTISVTITDGSPNAIIYYTTDGSAATTSSPVYTGPISVNTTETIHAIASSSGLLLSAQSSVTYTNVSQTSAVIFSAPTGSYSSAQTVKLTDATVNSVIYYTTNGSTPTTASTVYSSPIVVSSTETITAFAVATGLGPSPTLAQTYTIQNGAGGIDFSQGFAASSGLIVLNGSAALNDSRLQLTNGLTGEAGSAFYHSAVNIQAFTSDFTMQLSNPVANGMTFTIENAPQNVNAIGGNGSGLGYSTITNSLAIKFDFYNSAGEGNDSTGLYLNGALPTVPSIDLSATGINLQSDDNMAVHFVYNGTVLTMTITDMVTAASWTTSWTINIPSTIGGNTAYVGFTGGTGGFSASQKVLTWTFASGTPTATTATPTFSVAPGTYTSAQTVSIADSTTGATIYYTTNGTTPTTSSTVYSTPVTVSSTETLQAIATSTGNSTSAVASAAYTISVAATATPTFSPAAGTYVSAQTVSIADSTTGAAIYYTTNGTMPTTSSTLYSAPIMVSTTETLNAIAVATGHSNSTIGSAAYTITTTTATPTFSPAAGTYASAQTVSIADSTTGAAIYYTTNGTMPTTSSTLYSAPIMVSTTETLNAIAVATGHSNSTVGSAAYTINTSGQTTAPIFNIQGGTFNAVQTITITDATPGATIYYAINSAPTTKSAKYTGPVPVRNSASLQALAIAPGQTTSNITSQTYTYITGAPVISPSGGTFNGPQTVTITSASPNALIFYSTNGLQPNANGTRYTVPITVSASEKIIAMATETGFTQSAFVTAVFTISNVAATPTFAVAGGTYATAQSVAISDTTPGAAIHYTTNGSTPTASSAAYTAPITVSATETLQAIAIASGYATSSVGTATYTIAPLAATPTFTPVAGTYSTSQTVTLHDATSGATIYYTTDGTTPTASSAVYSTPISVSASKTLKALAIASGFSNSATASAIYTIQNQTPATSINLASGFASAGAKVVMNGTAALSGVMAQLTNGGSAQAGSAWYAAPMNVTAFTTDFTFQQVNASADGMTFAIENSPSNVNSLGGNGASLGYGGITNSVAIKFDLYNNAGEGADSTGLYQNGAAPTTPSIDLSSTGINLHSGDVMAVHIVYNGTTLTMTITDQTTAATYTNSWPINIPTVVGANTAYVGFTGGTGGLSATQNVLTWTYNSN
- a CDS encoding O-antigen ligase family protein codes for the protein MAYLFLIPLLITLYLAVQGKEEKAFLYVFLPCLFVLPEYYAIRLPHLPPFSAAEGALLPIGVSLGLKSIGKWKFRRMDLWVALYLLSMGASELLREQDVKSGLLLYANTLIILIPAYIVGRRVIEPHLRLKTVKMIVMMLLALTPFILFEYRMGQSPWLLIGNTIFRLDEAWFVQMRGGHARIAAAFGDTILAGIVFAVVLLLNSWLVYVNKTGRLATLGANFAKYEKWHLPGFVLFGFLYLTQSRGPLMSVGVGFLILCIPRFRNMKIGAAIVGTILLIGGISAYSYFQSYTSVSEDKVTDERQSSAIYRVLLLQAYKPVVEAGGLLGYGILNHPTVNGQGSIDNNYLLIELSQGQLGFYTFLLIIGESGFTLLGFAARFRRREDTVFAYCMLGALTAVFFSLTTVYMGEQIPLITFFLLGWSQSLQEERVHNSAPEPVPTRFLFRRVLT